ACTTCGTAATAACACGACTCGATAAGAACGATTCTGCGAAAACGAACCTGTTTGCGAATCGCTAGATCGAGAGATAAACCTCGAGCACTTTTAATAAGGAGACGAGTCATGGGATGGGCAGAACATCGAATAGGCGAGTTCCATCAGGGCCGGTCCTCCAATTGGATGGAACGGCGAGCTCTGGAGCATGCCAACCCGGTACATCTGATCCTGAGCGTCCTGGCCATGGCGACTTTCATTTATGGCTGCTGGATGCACGAATGGATCTTTATCGGACTGGCACTCGTTCTTTCAATTGTCGGTCACGTTTACTGCTGGACCTTTCCGGAGAAGGGTGAGATCTTACTCAGGGCTCCGACATTTGAGAGTAATCCCACTTCCGTCCGGCCGTGAGAAAGCTGGCCGGCGGTTCGGCCCGCGGACTATTGATCGGATATGACGCAAAAGAAATCGGACCTACCGAGTAAAATTTGCCCGGTGTGTCAAAAGCCGTTTACCTGGCGAAAGAAGTGGGCACGCTGTTGGGCCGAAGTGCGCTTCTGTTCCGAACGATGCCGCCGCTCAAGGCACAGTCGCTGATCATTTCTGAGAAGCATCCACATAGACATCGAGTTGCTGTCCGATATATAAAGGCACCGATTTTTCTGCCACTTTATATATCACTTGCAACACCCGCGTATCGACTCGTTCGCTACCCGAACCGGTAAGCGATTTTTTCGGAATGACATAGGGTTCGATGCGTACGAAACTCAAGGAAATTTCGGTCTGCGGATCGCCCCGCCGAAACGCTTTGGCCGGCAATCCGGGCTTGAAACGAGTCAAATCATTTTCATCCACATCCATACGGATGTGCAAGGTGGAGGTATCGCCCATAATGAACAACGCCTGAGAAGGAGGAATTCCGACGTACTCGCCGGGCCGAACATTCTTCTGAAGAATTTGACCGGAAATCGGAGCGTTGACAACGTTGCGTTCCAACTCGATTTTGGTCTGCATCAATAACGCACGCGATTGGTCCACCGCTCGTTGAGCGACGAGTTTATCGGGTTCCCAGGCTCCGGCTTCGGTCAGTTTCAAATCGGCTTCGGCTTTCTGAAGTTGCGCTTCCGACACAGCGACGGCATTCCTCTTGGTAATTAATTCTTCCTCGCCGATAGCCCCTGTTTTCGCCAACCTCTGCGCCCGATTGTACAGGTCCCGGGCATTATCGAGATTTGCCTGAGCCTCGAAATACTTGGCTTTCAATGGAGGAATCTCTTCCGCACGCGGCTGATCTCGAAGACGTTTGAGTTGCGCCTCCGCGGCGCTGAGATTTGCCGATCGAACGGCGTATTCCGCATTCAATTGGCGATCGTCCAAGCGCAGCAGGCGGTCACCTGCCCGAACCTGATCCCCAACGTTGACAAAAACTTCGGCAACGACCCCTGGCAAATGCGATCCGATTGAAATATTTTCCGAGCGCGGCTCTACAATCCCCGAACCGGCAATGCTCGAGCTAAAGGGATTCTTCGAGGGTTCGACGATGGGATTCAGCTTAGGTGGCGTCTGCTGCGATTTAGCTACATGCGCGGCGGCCAATCCCAGCAGGCCGATGGCAATCAACGGTAGCAAATATTTATGAAACACGTACCAGCTCCCAGGAATCGGAATTTCATGCACTCAGCGTTGCGACAGAGGCGCCATCGACTATTCTTTCGATCAAGCCATCGGCCATTTCCAGGATCCGATCGCCGAATTTATAGACTCGATTATCGTGTGTGACGATTATCACCGCGCGATCGGGTTTACAAGCGACCTCTTTCAAAAGTTCCATCACGGTCTGCCCCGATTTTCCATCGAGCGCCGCGGTCGGCTCGTCGCAGACCAGTAGCCGGGGCTCATGCACCAGGGCCCGCGCAATCGCCACCCGCTGCTGCTGCCCACCGGAGAGCTGTGCTGGCAGCGATCGAATCTTATCGCTCAACCCAACCTTCCGGAGCATCTCCGCCGCTCGATCCACTGCTTTGGTCCGCGACCAACCGGCGATAATCAGTGGTACCGCCGCATTCTCCGCGGCCGTTAATGCCGGCATCAGGTTATACTGCTGAAAGACAAAGCCGATGTTTTTGCTGCGAAAGGCGGTTTTGCGACCCCCTCGAAGTTTGGAGATGCATTCGCTGAGTACCCAGAC
The genomic region above belongs to Telmatocola sphagniphila and contains:
- a CDS encoding HlyD family secretion protein; the protein is MFHKYLLPLIAIGLLGLAAAHVAKSQQTPPKLNPIVEPSKNPFSSSIAGSGIVEPRSENISIGSHLPGVVAEVFVNVGDQVRAGDRLLRLDDRQLNAEYAVRSANLSAAEAQLKRLRDQPRAEEIPPLKAKYFEAQANLDNARDLYNRAQRLAKTGAIGEEELITKRNAVAVSEAQLQKAEADLKLTEAGAWEPDKLVAQRAVDQSRALLMQTKIELERNVVNAPISGQILQKNVRPGEYVGIPPSQALFIMGDTSTLHIRMDVDENDLTRFKPGLPAKAFRRGDPQTEISLSFVRIEPYVIPKKSLTGSGSERVDTRVLQVIYKVAEKSVPLYIGQQLDVYVDASQK
- a CDS encoding DUF2256 domain-containing protein translates to MTQKKSDLPSKICPVCQKPFTWRKKWARCWAEVRFCSERCRRSRHSR
- a CDS encoding ABC transporter ATP-binding protein, encoding MESAVRCVRVEKFFGEGDTRVQVLRGIDTNVRFGEMTLLVGPSGCGKTTLISLIAGLLDPTEGEVWVLSECISKLRGGRKTAFRSKNIGFVFQQYNLMPALTAAENAAVPLIIAGWSRTKAVDRAAEMLRKVGLSDKIRSLPAQLSGGQQQRVAIARALVHEPRLLVCDEPTAALDGKSGQTVMELLKEVACKPDRAVIIVTHDNRVYKFGDRILEMADGLIERIVDGASVATLSA